The Nostoc sp. PCC 7524 nucleotide sequence AAGGGCATTGCGGCGGCTTGGATAGTGACTGTTCCTGTCAGTGCAGTTCTCAGTGCTGTTATCTTCCGTATCGCTCAAATGTTCTTTTTTTAATATCAATTCTTGTGATGTATCATGTTTAACTATTATTTTTTCTACTGGAACTTTTGCCGTATCTACGGAAATTACAACAATTAGGATGTATTTTGGCAAAATGGCAGTTAATTATTTAGAATGTTGTGTAGGGGATTGTTTTAATTTCAGCACAGCGAACGCCATCATCCCATTATCAAAACGATAAACTGTTATCAAAGCTACATTCTGCATAAATTTACCGTAAATATAACAAATTCAACAATTTTTGTTACTAAGGTACTGAATTGCCATAACCTGTTAATTACTATTGCTACCAAAATAATAAGTATTTATATTAGGTGAGATATTTGATTTTTTTGCTAAAAATCTCACTTAGGCACAGCAGAATCAAATCAGATGGATGGTGTTCAGGTGTGTGATTGTGGCGAAAACTCAGTGTAGTAGGCTGTGAGTAAAATTATATGCTTGACCAACACTGGGTTAGCCATAACAAAATGACTGTAATCTCCGTAAATCCTGTTAAAATTTTTGAGTTTATCTGACACAATACAGGAAATTAGAATAAGTGCCACGCAAATTTACAGGAAGCAGCTTTATCGTCAAGGTGTATAGAGGTTAGAAGCTAATGGGGCGATTTGAGAAGCGACCAGACAACCCACGAGTCCGAGGCGAGATATCTAGGGCCGCAGAAACAGCTCTTTGGGCTGTGGTGGAAGATTTAGAAAGTCTCCAGCAAAATTTACTCAGATCATTGCAGGAAGAAATTAAACGGTTGCAATCGGAAAAAGACCGTTTAACAGATGAAATTCACCAGCTCGTCGAAGAAAAAGAACACTTACAAGAAGTCCGGCGAATTACTGAGCAGCAAGTGTTAATCCGTCAATTATCAGAAGCTCTAGCTAAACACATCTGTTCTCAACTGCAATCATCGCTAGCAGCAATCACTAACCAAACAGAGCAACAAATCGCCGCACTCAAGTTAGCTGGAAGCAGTAACCCTACTAACGAGAATCAAGAACAAGCCGAAAAAATGCTTGGGACTCTGGATGATGATCTGACAATCGCCTTTAATTCCCTGCAACAAGAATTGAAGAACTATCAAAGTAATCTTTCCCAGCAGTTGTCTCGGATGTACAGTCAACAGCAGCAAGGGGAAAAGATTTTAGAGGATTTTATCAATCAACTGAGTGAGGGACTGACAAAAACCATTAAAGAAACTTCTCAATTAGCAGTCAAAGTATCACCCCCCACAGTATTACAACCTGCGGAACTACCCCCTCCCAGTTCTACCCCGGTGGTAAACATCTCACCACCCACTGTGTTGCAACCTCCAGACTTACACCCTCAAACAGCTATCCAAACACCTGCATCTGTTGAGCAAGTGAGTCAGAGTCAACCTCAGTCAGTTCCTACGCCTACGGAAAAGCCGCCTGAGAGTAACACCGCACTCCAGTCTCCCCCAGGATCACCATCGCGCATCATCATCTCACTACCTGAAGACGAGCCTTCACCACCAATTAGTAGCAATACCAAAATTTGGTCAGAAAGCGAAGTTGACATTCCCCCAGATGAAGAAATAGATGCAGAACGGATTTCTGCACTCAACAATAAACTATTTGAGGAACTAGAGGCGGAAAAAGTTATTGAGCCAGTTTCTTCTGGATTTAACCAGGAAACAGATACTAGCCAGACGCAATCATCCTCAACTACACCTCAAGTTAAAGAACCGATTTCTGTACTCAACACGAATGTATCAGCTAGTGAAACATCTCCACCACCTGCTACAGAATCACGACGGGGATCAATTCCGCCTGCATCTAAAAACCGTAGAGAATCCGGTTTATCACCAATTCAGATCGGTTTTTTATTGATTGTGTCCTCAACAGTCATGTCATCGCTGTACAACGTCGCTATTAAGGGGATGTTTTATAAAACCTCGCGACTGTCCACACTATTGCAGGTAGAAGGTTTAATCTCCCCTACGGTGGGCAATATTATGTTGATTCTCACCTTAAGGTTGATGGTGGTTGTACCGCTAATGATGCTGTTAGCTCCCATGATGCACCCCCAAGTCTGGCAAGACTTACAAAGCCTCAAGGAATCATTAGGGCAAAATCGCCCGAATAGCCGTGTGAAAAAACAAGGTGATTTGCAGTTAATTATTGCCAGTGGGTGCTTTTTGTTTTTATCTCAGGTTTTAATTTACTTGGCTATTGGTCAGGTGGCTACAGGGACAGCGATCGCTCTGTTCTTCATTTACCCGGTGATTAATGTCATCTTATCTTGGTTTCTGCTGCGCGATCGCCCTAGTGGATTTCGTACTACCGCCCTTGGGGCAATTTTTG carries:
- a CDS encoding EamA family transporter, producing the protein MGRFEKRPDNPRVRGEISRAAETALWAVVEDLESLQQNLLRSLQEEIKRLQSEKDRLTDEIHQLVEEKEHLQEVRRITEQQVLIRQLSEALAKHICSQLQSSLAAITNQTEQQIAALKLAGSSNPTNENQEQAEKMLGTLDDDLTIAFNSLQQELKNYQSNLSQQLSRMYSQQQQGEKILEDFINQLSEGLTKTIKETSQLAVKVSPPTVLQPAELPPPSSTPVVNISPPTVLQPPDLHPQTAIQTPASVEQVSQSQPQSVPTPTEKPPESNTALQSPPGSPSRIIISLPEDEPSPPISSNTKIWSESEVDIPPDEEIDAERISALNNKLFEELEAEKVIEPVSSGFNQETDTSQTQSSSTTPQVKEPISVLNTNVSASETSPPPATESRRGSIPPASKNRRESGLSPIQIGFLLIVSSTVMSSLYNVAIKGMFYKTSRLSTLLQVEGLISPTVGNIMLILTLRLMVVVPLMMLLAPMMHPQVWQDLQSLKESLGQNRPNSRVKKQGDLQLIIASGCFLFLSQVLIYLAIGQVATGTAIALFFIYPVINVILSWFLLRDRPSGFRTTALGAIFGGELLVFAGIATTGISDSVFGGITAIAAGAAFACYLLLTRVCAAKVHPVSLTFINFSTMLALSFVFLMLPLPDSWSLAVDPSKVLEIVLSAAILGVLTLLGYVSNHIGVNKLGASRSAIIGAGVPILTVVFAGLILQETLNIVQILGVLFITFGAAAFSFGKMRNQSQSSNSES